The genomic DNA CTCTATCACCCTATTCAAATAAAGACAGGAGAGATTCTTATGAAAATCATTCAGATTCAGACCACTAAAAGAGACGAAATGACCGATATTACACGAGAGGTCCAGAACCATGTGGATCAGACAGATGTGAGTACGGGTGCCGTCGTCGTTCAATCCCTCCATACGACTGCCGGCATCACCGTGAATGAAAATGCCGATCCCGACGTGAAGACCGATTTCCTCAGGAGACTCGATGAAGTGTTCCCGTGGGATCATCAGTCCGACCTGCACGCTGAAGGAAATACGGCCGCACATCTGAAAACATCCACGACAGGACATGCCCAGACCATTCTTATACACGAAGGCAAACTCCTCCTCGGTACCTGGCAAGGTATTTATTTCTGTGAGTTTGACGGCCCCAGGATGCGATCAATTGCCGTTTCCATTTTGTAAAGAGCCATCCTTCACATAAATAGAAAATCCGGACATCCGTCCCTGATGCCGACGGCGCAGGGCGGATATCCGGATTCTGTAAAGGTGGTTCATACCGATCCTTGGTGTCATGACAAAAAACGGTCCCTGACTTCCTTAGAAGGGATGCTGCATTGATCTTTTTGTCCAAACCATTTGTATCTTCTCTTGGCGAATTGCTTATAAGCAACGTCTCGAATACGACGGGGAATGATCCTTGCAAACTTACCTAATGAATAAGGGAAGCGCAGCCTACTTGAAATTCTGATGACAGCGTCGGATTCAGTGAATGCGCGTTTGTCTTCGATGAGGACGATGCTATCCACTTCCTCATGAACACCATGTCGAATCAACAGTTCTTTCCCCTTTTCACTTTGAAGGGAAGCGAACTGAAAAACCTTCTTTTTTTCGTGGCGGATGATGAACTGGACCGATTGGTCACAAAAGTTGCAGACTCCGTCGAATAATATGATGCCCATTTTCATCCCCCCTTTCTATCCGCTCATGCACCGGGACTGGATAGATGATCGACCACATTATACCCCTTCACCTGCCAT from Rossellomorea marisflavi includes the following:
- a CDS encoding secondary thiamine-phosphate synthase enzyme YjbQ — translated: MKIIQIQTTKRDEMTDITREVQNHVDQTDVSTGAVVVQSLHTTAGITVNENADPDVKTDFLRRLDEVFPWDHQSDLHAEGNTAAHLKTSTTGHAQTILIHEGKLLLGTWQGIYFCEFDGPRMRSIAVSIL
- a CDS encoding thiol-disulfide oxidoreductase DCC family protein; its protein translation is MGIILFDGVCNFCDQSVQFIIRHEKKKVFQFASLQSEKGKELLIRHGVHEEVDSIVLIEDKRAFTESDAVIRISSRLRFPYSLGKFARIIPRRIRDVAYKQFAKRRYKWFGQKDQCSIPSKEVRDRFLS